A single Vibrio sp. YMD68 DNA region contains:
- a CDS encoding FlhC family transcriptional regulator, translated as MIDNLSKSELFTRASLLIKYGFRTTIIALDTGLPIHIIRRLHKEVTGKSPCPGQLPESDAIVKSRRALVEGSLLMALYVNIGGDNVYKQLNIDALMKAYDAYLVAREEADLPAEIPWKKLTINEGWVLARDLRSQLASLHRCRCGSLYLTVSQQRIQLKCPVCEIMAEQTTRALFEN; from the coding sequence ATGATTGATAACCTGTCCAAAAGTGAGCTGTTTACCCGAGCCTCGCTGCTTATTAAGTACGGATTTCGAACGACCATTATCGCGCTCGATACAGGTTTGCCAATCCACATTATCAGAAGGCTGCACAAAGAAGTGACTGGCAAGTCACCTTGTCCTGGTCAATTGCCAGAATCTGATGCCATCGTTAAAAGCAGAAGAGCCCTAGTTGAAGGCTCCCTGCTGATGGCGCTTTATGTCAATATTGGTGGTGATAATGTCTACAAGCAATTAAATATCGATGCTTTGATGAAGGCTTACGATGCGTACTTGGTTGCAAGAGAAGAGGCAGACCTTCCAGCTGAGATCCCCTGGAAAAAACTGACCATCAATGAAGGTTGGGTTCTAGCTCGTGATTTAAGATCACAGCTTGCATCCTTACACCGGTGTCGATGCGGTAGTCTGTATTTGACGGTATCTCAACAGCGCATTCAGCTTAAATGTCCTGTGTGCGAGATTATGGCTGAGCAAACCACTAGAGCACTTTTTGAGAACTAA
- a CDS encoding flagellar transcriptional regulator FlhD, producing the protein MTTNQQDFYQLNLAYLHAARELSRIDPQEAVLRFGLTRDVVDALINAGVDDLQRVATSSFMLFQPRGNQSQLIEMVKSKGTGIPRIAYLLSTLNNKGDA; encoded by the coding sequence ATGACAACCAATCAACAAGACTTCTATCAATTAAATTTGGCGTACCTACACGCAGCACGAGAATTATCGCGAATTGATCCGCAAGAGGCGGTCTTGCGCTTTGGACTTACACGCGACGTGGTGGATGCACTGATTAATGCCGGTGTTGACGACCTGCAACGAGTGGCGACCTCATCATTCATGCTGTTTCAACCAAGGGGTAACCAAAGCCAACTGATTGAGATGGTGAAGAGCAAAGGCACAGGTATCCCAAGAATCGCTTATTTATTATCAACCCTAAACAACAAGGGGGATGCATGA
- a CDS encoding lytic transglycosylase domain-containing protein produces MKTIKAKTVALVIAMSASTSVYAFPGYQWEKAAQSVGIDPVMLYAVALAESASHRGLNMTSPWPYAIRNGSNATYAKSKTEAEQLLNQALQESEKYQLDIGLMQINLHWHGHRVSSAAELLDPITNLTVGSSILAEAIKSSPNDLELGIGRYHSWNEERARWYGQRVLSIYRNILHELEVRQ; encoded by the coding sequence ATGAAAACGATTAAAGCAAAAACCGTTGCCCTAGTGATAGCCATGTCCGCAAGCACTTCAGTCTATGCGTTTCCGGGCTATCAGTGGGAAAAAGCAGCACAAAGTGTTGGTATTGATCCAGTCATGCTCTACGCCGTTGCCTTGGCTGAGTCAGCCTCACATCGAGGTCTTAACATGACCAGTCCATGGCCATACGCAATTCGCAATGGTTCAAACGCAACCTACGCCAAATCTAAGACAGAAGCGGAGCAACTGTTAAACCAGGCACTGCAAGAGAGTGAAAAATACCAGCTCGATATTGGCCTTATGCAAATCAATTTGCATTGGCATGGGCATCGAGTGAGCTCAGCAGCTGAACTGCTAGACCCCATCACCAACCTTACTGTCGGCTCCAGTATTTTGGCCGAAGCAATCAAGTCTTCACCAAACGATTTAGAGCTTGGCATAGGCCGCTATCACAGTTGGAACGAAGAGCGTGCACGCTGGTATGGGCAAAGAGTGCTTTCTATCTATCGCAATATTTTACATGAACTGGAGGTCCGTCAATGA
- a CDS encoding DUF6475 domain-containing protein, with product MQEVDKREFAEVWGAAWAMYGKSVSPQLLSIAFEALRAYSIEEVRIGLTRHIQSPDTGQFFPKPADVIKHIDGNSGSRAMVAWNKVDKAVRQVGAWTSVMFDDALIHRVISDMGGWVELCKVDDREYPFKQKEFLTRYQAYLLRDEVGEYPRLLQGIADHQNQQKGFDMQAPVAVGDWSKAAQVYTRGIANFSAVPLKRISPKAIQALLENQLEDKNEND from the coding sequence AGGTTGATAAACGCGAGTTTGCTGAAGTTTGGGGAGCAGCTTGGGCCATGTATGGCAAAAGCGTATCACCGCAATTGCTATCCATCGCATTTGAAGCCCTTCGTGCTTATAGCATTGAAGAAGTGCGAATCGGTCTGACTCGGCATATTCAATCACCGGATACTGGGCAATTTTTTCCAAAGCCCGCTGACGTCATCAAGCATATCGATGGCAACTCGGGTTCAAGAGCCATGGTTGCTTGGAACAAAGTTGACAAGGCTGTTCGTCAGGTTGGTGCTTGGACATCCGTGATGTTTGACGATGCACTTATCCACCGCGTGATTTCAGACATGGGGGGATGGGTTGAACTCTGCAAAGTTGATGACAGGGAATACCCCTTTAAGCAAAAAGAGTTTTTAACACGCTACCAGGCTTACTTGCTGCGGGACGAAGTGGGTGAATACCCAAGGCTATTACAGGGTATTGCAGACCATCAGAACCAGCAAAAAGGATTTGATATGCAAGCGCCTGTTGCCGTGGGTGACTGGTCAAAAGCGGCACAAGTTTACACGAGAGGCATCGCCAATTTTAGCGCAGTGCCTTTGAAAAGAATAAGCCCGAAAGCCATTCAGGCGCTTCTCGAAAATCAATTAGAGGACAAAAATGAAAACGATTAA